The sequence below is a genomic window from Candidatus Methanoplasma termitum.
TGATCCAGCTCTTAATGGATAAATCGAGGTTTGCTATGATCCTTTCTCCGAGCTCGGCTACAAAGGGATCAAGCTTTATGGGACTGCCGCCGCCTTTTATTCCTAAGATGAATTTGGAAACACTCACAACGTGATCGCCTATTCCTTCAAGCACTCTGCTCAGGAAAAGACATCCGGTGAATTTCAGCATCGACGGCCCATCCTTTGTCAAAGAGGTCAGGTTCTTTTGATACATGTTATACTGCCTGTGTGTAAGCCAGTATATTCTGTTAATCTCTGAATCCTTGACAGCCATGTTGCCGATCCTGCTATAATCGCCGGTCTGTACAGCATGATACACATCCTTCACATTGTTTTTGACCAGAGATCCCATTCTCTCTAC
It includes:
- a CDS encoding PhoU domain-containing protein, with the protein product MGLEMIEADESHILIANLIEHEAIDMKKIVERMGSLVKNNVKDVYHAVQTGDYSRIGNMAVKDSEINRIYWLTHRQYNMYQKNLTSLTKDGPSMLKFTGCLFLSRVLEGIGDHVVSVSKFILGIKGGGSPIKLDPFVAELGERIIANLDLSIKSWINLDIELAHQAIKEADELVIDAERSMVGNLKSSERSSLNAVLELFTIVVAEYCKYISEFSFSASME